A section of the Platichthys flesus chromosome 22, fPlaFle2.1, whole genome shotgun sequence genome encodes:
- the LOC133933444 gene encoding zinc finger protein OZF-like — MCDVQLLLMSVHERISAAAEDFLLQVEKGGETAQVPALRAMLTERLTAAAEEIVSVFEETVAVYEDRMERLDCSEQEIYRQRRLLDAVMKPKLQLHRVVCPADVQQLMVNKEEVLPVQQQWSHLVDQEDPEPPHIKEEQEDPWTNQDGEQLQQLEQADIKFTLTAVTVKSEEDEEKPQLSQLHQSQTEENRANCGGPVPARISGPDGNLQQCTEDKTVDSEDDWMQTREPPSCLNTKSNKQPQSDKKCITAKKAFSCSECGKTFRQKGDLTVHMRIHTGEKPFSCFECGQIFRRKCHLTLHMRIHTGEKAFSCSECGQTFRQKGSLTSHMRIHTGEKPFSCSECGKTFSRKFSLTEHLKIHTGEKSFTCSVCGKRFAYSGSLTLHMRIHTGEKPLNCSVCGKRFAHTGSLTLHLRIHTGEKPFSCSECGKTFSTKGSLTEHIKIHTEEKPFSCSVCGKIFAHTGSLTLHMRNHTGEKPFSCSECGKTFRQRSHLTGHMKIHTGEKPFTCSECGKRFRQKSHLTGHMKIHTGEKSFTCS, encoded by the exons ATGTGCgacgtgcagctgctgctgatgtcggtacatgagcggatcagcgctgccgctgaagactttctgctgcaggtggagaaaggaggagaaacggCTCAAGTCCCGGCGCTGAGAGCGATGCTAACCGAGCGGCTAACGGCGGCTGCTGAGGAGATCGTCTCAGTGTTTGAGGAAACCGTGGCGGTGtatgaagacagaatggagcGGTTAGATTGCTCAGAGCAGGAGATCTaccgccagaggaggctgctggatgcTGTGATGAAGCCCAAACTCCAGCTGCACAGAGTCG tgtgtcctgcagacgtacagcagctgatggtgaataaagaagaggttctccctgtgcagcagcaatggagccaccttgtggaccaggaggacccagagcccccccacattaaagaggaacaggaggacccatggaccaatcaggatggggagcagcttcaacaacttgagcaggctgatatcaagttcacattgactgctgtcactgtgaagagtgaagaagatgaagagaaacctcagttgtcacagcttcatcagagtcagactgaggagaacagagcgaATTGTGGAGGACCAGTACCAGCCAGgatctcaggtcctgatggaaatttacaacaatgtactgaggacaagactgtagacagtgaagatgattggatgcagaccagggaacctccgtcttgtttaaatacaaaaagtaaCAAACAGCCTCAAAGTGATAAGAAATGTATAACTGCTAAGAaagcatttagttgctctgagtgtggtaaaacatttagacaaaagggGGATCTAACtgtacatatgaggattcatacaggagagaaaccatttagttgctttGAGTGTGGTCAAATATTTAGAAGAAAGTGCCATCTAACtttacatatgaggattcatacaggagagaaagcatttagttgctctgagtgtggtcaaacatttagacaaaagggGTCTCTAActtcacatatgaggattcatacaggagagaaaccatttagttgctctgagtgtggtaaaacatttagcCGAAAGTTCAGTCTAACTGAACATTTgaagattcatacaggagagaaatcatttacttgctctgtgtgtggtaaaagatttgcCTACAGTGGTTCTCTAACtttacatatgaggattcatacaggagagaaaccattgaattgctctgtgtgtggtaaaagatttgcCCACACTGGTTCTCTAACTTTACAtctgaggattcatacaggagagaaaccatttagttgctctgagtgtggtaaaacattcAGCACAAAGGGCAGTCTAACTGAACATATTAAGATTCATACAgaagagaaaccatttagttgctctgtaTGTGGTAAAATATTTGCCCACACTGGTTCTCTAACTTTACATATGAGAaatcatacaggagagaaaccatttagttgctctgagtgtggcaAAACATTTAGACAAAGGAGCCATTTAACTGGACATATgaagattcatacaggagagaagccatttacttgctctgagtgtggtaaaagatttagacAAAAGAGTCATTTAACTGGACATATgaagattcatacaggagagaaatcaTTTACTTGCTCCTAG